A stretch of the Veillonella parvula DSM 2008 genome encodes the following:
- the pyk gene encoding pyruvate kinase: MKRTKIVCTVGPGTDKFGILEDMMRAGMNVARFNFSHGSHEEQAERMQMVRDAAMIVNKPIALMLDTKGPEVRLGLFKKGKVFLEAGQQFTLTTDDVEGTKELSSVNYKGLTGDVSVGDKVLLADGLVTLIIDAIEGNNIVTTVQNSGEIGNRKRVAVPGVALSLPPVSEQDEADLRFGCQQGVDFVAASFMQRGKDIVAIRRILESEKKDIKIIAKIENAEGVKNIDEILEVADGLMVARGDLGVEIPAEEVPVLQKMMIEKCNDLGKPVITATQMLESMIQNPRPTRAEASDVANAILDGTDAIMLSGETANGSYPVEAVATMTRIAEVTEKAAIYDSYSRAREDEEMTTTSAVCLASVRVAQNLGATAILTCTESGHTALSVARHRPDCKIIAVTPHEETIRRMQLCWGVEAIKGHEIINSDEMVKQAITGALGTGAIESGDLVVVTAGVPSGATGTTNMIRVHIAGRVLLSGNGILRKSVTGNVYIAANHKGNYESFKDGDVLVVGTMEPELMAIAKRAGGIIAVEDGYTSDSAIAGITYGIPVILGAKNAHEVLLEGQEVTIDGERGKVFAGIANAR, from the coding sequence ATGAAACGTACAAAAATTGTATGTACTGTAGGTCCAGGAACGGATAAATTTGGCATCTTAGAAGATATGATGCGGGCGGGCATGAACGTAGCTCGTTTTAACTTTTCCCACGGATCCCATGAAGAGCAAGCAGAACGCATGCAAATGGTGCGCGATGCGGCGATGATTGTGAATAAACCAATCGCATTAATGCTCGATACAAAAGGTCCAGAGGTACGTCTTGGTCTATTTAAAAAGGGCAAGGTATTTCTCGAAGCCGGTCAACAATTTACGTTGACTACAGATGATGTGGAAGGTACAAAAGAGCTTAGCTCCGTGAACTACAAAGGTCTTACAGGCGATGTGTCCGTAGGGGATAAAGTCCTCTTGGCTGATGGGCTTGTAACACTTATTATTGATGCTATCGAAGGTAATAATATCGTTACAACTGTTCAAAACAGCGGGGAAATCGGTAACCGCAAGCGTGTAGCCGTACCAGGCGTAGCCCTAAGCTTGCCACCCGTATCTGAACAGGATGAAGCAGACTTGCGCTTTGGTTGTCAACAAGGGGTAGACTTTGTGGCCGCATCCTTTATGCAACGCGGTAAAGACATTGTAGCTATTCGCCGTATTCTTGAGTCTGAGAAAAAAGATATCAAGATTATCGCAAAAATTGAAAATGCAGAAGGCGTTAAAAATATTGATGAAATCTTGGAAGTAGCTGACGGTCTCATGGTTGCTCGTGGCGATCTCGGCGTAGAAATTCCTGCAGAAGAGGTGCCAGTACTTCAAAAGATGATGATTGAAAAATGTAATGACTTGGGGAAACCCGTTATTACGGCGACACAAATGCTCGAGTCTATGATTCAAAACCCACGTCCTACACGTGCGGAAGCAAGTGACGTAGCCAACGCCATTTTGGATGGTACTGATGCGATTATGTTGTCTGGTGAAACAGCCAATGGTTCCTATCCTGTAGAAGCTGTTGCGACCATGACTCGTATTGCAGAGGTAACGGAGAAGGCTGCTATTTACGATAGTTATAGTCGCGCTCGTGAGGATGAAGAAATGACTACCACAAGCGCTGTATGCTTGGCTAGCGTGCGCGTAGCTCAAAACCTCGGGGCCACAGCTATTTTGACATGTACTGAATCTGGTCACACCGCACTTAGTGTGGCTCGTCATCGTCCAGATTGTAAAATCATCGCTGTCACACCTCACGAGGAAACTATCCGTCGCATGCAATTATGCTGGGGTGTAGAGGCTATCAAGGGACATGAAATCATCAACTCCGATGAAATGGTTAAACAAGCTATTACCGGTGCTCTCGGCACTGGCGCCATCGAGTCTGGTGACCTCGTAGTTGTTACCGCTGGGGTACCATCTGGTGCAACAGGTACGACCAATATGATTCGCGTTCACATTGCAGGTCGAGTACTCTTGTCTGGTAATGGTATATTACGTAAATCCGTTACAGGTAATGTGTATATTGCTGCTAATCATAAGGGCAATTATGAAAGCTTCAAAGACGGCGATGTCCTCGTGGTAGGTACAATGGAGCCTGAATTGATGGCCATTGCCAAACGCGCTGGCGGTATCATCGCAGTGGAAGATGGTTATACATCGGACAGTGCTATCGCGGGCATTACGTATGGTATTCCTGTTATCTTAGGCGCTAAAAATGCCCACGAAGTGCTCCTCGAAGGTCAAGAAGTGACTATCGATGGAGAACGTGGTAAGGTATTTGCGGGCATTGCCAATGCTCGATAA